Proteins from one Geomonas agri genomic window:
- a CDS encoding tRNA dihydrouridine synthase, producing MLAPMQGLTNRALRELFTTWVRPDVVWTEFMRVNSQSEKKLLMPGDVRECAAEENGVPLVVQLIGHGRDALVAAARTAQKAGAVHINLNMGCPYGRMTSGLTGGGMLKRPELLEEIIPALREEIRGSFSVKIRAGYDDPQQIFTLLPLFERARVDFLVLHPRTVRQAYEGVADHAVTAEVIKRTAIPVIANGDIRSAAFGLELLEKTGAAGLMLGRGGIGEPMLFERLRGRACAEPDVAERRSMLHRYLSDLLPLYGKLFCGDMQVLGKIKGVVSNVDDHELERELKHLKRAKNLSAFRTAVAELAA from the coding sequence ATGCTCGCGCCCATGCAGGGGCTCACCAACCGTGCGCTGCGCGAGCTGTTCACGACATGGGTGCGTCCGGACGTGGTCTGGACCGAGTTCATGCGCGTCAATTCGCAGTCGGAGAAGAAGCTCCTGATGCCAGGGGACGTGCGCGAATGCGCGGCAGAGGAGAACGGGGTGCCGCTGGTGGTCCAGCTGATCGGGCACGGCCGGGACGCGCTGGTCGCTGCGGCGAGGACCGCGCAGAAGGCAGGCGCGGTGCACATCAACCTGAACATGGGCTGCCCTTACGGGCGTATGACCAGCGGGCTTACCGGCGGCGGGATGCTGAAGCGGCCGGAACTGCTGGAGGAGATCATCCCCGCGCTGCGTGAGGAGATCAGGGGATCATTCTCGGTGAAGATCCGCGCTGGCTACGACGATCCGCAACAGATCTTTACGCTCTTGCCGCTCTTCGAGCGGGCCCGCGTCGACTTCCTGGTGTTGCACCCACGCACGGTGCGCCAGGCCTACGAGGGAGTCGCCGACCACGCCGTCACCGCGGAGGTGATCAAGCGGACCGCCATCCCCGTCATCGCTAACGGCGACATCAGGAGCGCGGCTTTCGGGCTGGAACTGCTGGAGAAGACTGGTGCGGCGGGGCTCATGCTCGGGCGCGGCGGCATCGGCGAGCCGATGCTATTCGAGCGGTTGCGCGGCCGTGCCTGCGCCGAGCCGGACGTGGCCGAGAGGCGTTCCATGCTGCATCGTTACCTGAGCGACCTGCTTCCGCTCTACGGCAAGCTTTTTTGCGGCGACATGCAGGTGCTGGGCAAGATCAAGGGAGTGGTTTCCAACGTCGACGACCACGAACTGGAGCGCGAACTGAAACACCTCAAACGCGCCAAGAACCTCTCCGCTTTCCGCACCGCCGTTGCGGAACTCGCCGCCTGA
- a CDS encoding FKBP-type peptidyl-prolyl cis-trans isomerase, which yields MAIAKQGDKVRINYTGSLEDGTIIDTTIGDAGCCEDDDCGCGDDGCDDDGCGCGEHGPMEITVGNEDFFPQIEEALVGMAPGEKKTIVIPAEDAFGEYDEDEVFAISREQLTGDIEPEVGMELELTGDDDEPVDVVVVEVNETAIVVDANHPLAGEDITYEIELLEIL from the coding sequence ATGGCAATTGCAAAGCAAGGCGACAAAGTACGTATCAACTACACCGGCAGCTTGGAAGATGGCACCATCATCGATACCACCATCGGCGATGCCGGTTGCTGCGAAGATGACGATTGCGGTTGTGGCGATGACGGCTGCGATGATGACGGCTGCGGCTGCGGTGAGCACGGCCCGATGGAGATCACCGTCGGCAACGAGGACTTCTTCCCGCAGATCGAAGAGGCCCTGGTCGGCATGGCGCCGGGCGAAAAGAAGACCATCGTGATCCCGGCCGAGGACGCTTTCGGGGAGTACGACGAGGACGAGGTGTTCGCCATCAGCCGCGAGCAGCTCACCGGCGACATCGAGCCGGAGGTCGGCATGGAGCTGGAACTGACCGGCGATGACGACGAACCGGTCGACGTAGTCGTGGTCGAGGTCAACGAGACCGCCATCGTGGTCGACGCCAACCACCCGCTGGCCGGCGAAGACATCACCTACGAAATCGAACTGCTCGAAATCCTCTAA
- a CDS encoding YceH family protein: MDVTLNAIEVRVLGSLVEKELTTPEYYPLSLNALVNACNQKSNRDPVTNLDEYQVTGALDSLRFKQFALLSGAGGRVSKYRHALVEKFRFTPAELALLCELMLRGPQTVGELRTRGERMYAFADLAEVEAVLQDLMERTPSLVTRLPVQPGRKEPRYCQLFAGEPDLAELSAASEGARGGAAGERIAELEQEVASLREEVAALRQTIADFKKSFE; encoded by the coding sequence ATGGATGTGACCCTCAATGCTATCGAAGTCAGAGTGCTCGGTTCGCTTGTCGAGAAGGAACTGACCACGCCTGAGTACTACCCTCTTTCCCTGAACGCGCTGGTGAATGCCTGCAACCAGAAATCGAACCGGGATCCCGTCACCAACCTCGACGAGTACCAGGTCACCGGCGCGCTCGACAGTCTGCGCTTCAAACAGTTCGCCTTGCTCTCCGGTGCCGGTGGCAGAGTTTCCAAGTACCGTCACGCGTTGGTGGAGAAGTTCCGGTTCACCCCCGCCGAGCTTGCCCTCCTGTGCGAACTGATGCTGCGCGGCCCGCAGACGGTCGGTGAGCTGAGGACTCGCGGTGAGCGCATGTACGCCTTTGCCGACCTGGCCGAAGTGGAGGCGGTGCTGCAGGACCTGATGGAACGGACGCCTTCGCTGGTGACACGCCTGCCGGTCCAGCCCGGGCGGAAAGAACCGCGCTACTGCCAGCTCTTTGCCGGCGAGCCGGACCTTGCCGAACTGTCGGCTGCGTCGGAAGGCGCGAGGGGTGGCGCGGCGGGCGAGCGGATCGCGGAACTGGAGCAGGAGGTTGCCAGCCTGCGCGAGGAGGTGGCGGCCCTGCGCCAGACTATCGCCGACTTCAAGAAATCTTTCGAATAG
- a CDS encoding DUF2288 domain-containing protein, with product MTDTREELATKVDITDWLSLRAHLERGGVIVVDPLLELAEVGAALAADEVQQVQRWLSTGLLTKPSLEQIQTWDADKGKIFNCLIISPYVLIQEPTPA from the coding sequence ATGACCGATACCAGGGAGGAACTGGCCACCAAGGTAGATATCACCGACTGGCTTTCGCTTCGGGCGCATCTGGAGCGCGGCGGGGTGATCGTGGTGGATCCGCTGCTGGAACTGGCCGAGGTGGGTGCCGCGCTCGCGGCGGACGAGGTGCAGCAGGTGCAGCGCTGGCTTTCTACAGGACTTTTGACCAAGCCGAGCCTCGAGCAGATACAGACATGGGATGCCGACAAGGGGAAGATCTTCAACTGCCTGATCATCTCACCGTACGTGTTGATCCAGGAGCCGACCCCGGCTTAG
- a CDS encoding DUF1847 domain-containing protein encodes MEKEYADVTCASCSAVWQKKGTTNCWSGDPETAPPRPGNCPADRHAEVVKETAELMKGESKDAKMAFVAARVEGLCYQPIPGSDAVNARWTRVEDTIAFAKLMGYQRIGIATCIGLLEESERLVAILKAQGFTPLSVCCKAGSIDKKELGLAESDKVRPGTFEPACNPIAQAQICNDLDTDMNMIVGLCVGHDMLFNKYSKAPVTTLVVKDRVTGHNPAAVLYGQNFYYKRLQKGPMHIE; translated from the coding sequence ATGGAAAAGGAGTATGCTGACGTCACCTGCGCGAGCTGCAGCGCGGTATGGCAGAAAAAAGGGACCACCAACTGCTGGAGCGGGGATCCCGAGACGGCGCCGCCCAGGCCGGGCAACTGCCCTGCCGATCGGCACGCCGAGGTGGTCAAGGAAACGGCGGAGCTGATGAAAGGGGAGAGCAAGGACGCCAAGATGGCGTTCGTGGCGGCCCGCGTGGAAGGGCTTTGCTACCAACCCATCCCCGGCAGCGATGCGGTCAACGCACGCTGGACCCGGGTCGAGGACACCATCGCTTTCGCAAAGCTCATGGGATACCAAAGAATAGGCATCGCCACTTGCATCGGCCTCCTCGAGGAATCCGAGCGGCTGGTCGCGATACTGAAGGCCCAGGGGTTTACTCCGTTAAGCGTCTGCTGCAAGGCGGGGAGCATTGATAAGAAGGAATTGGGGCTCGCCGAGAGCGACAAGGTGCGTCCGGGCACCTTCGAACCAGCCTGCAACCCGATCGCCCAAGCCCAGATCTGCAATGATCTCGATACAGACATGAACATGATCGTCGGCCTGTGCGTCGGGCACGACATGCTCTTCAACAAGTACTCTAAGGCCCCGGTGACCACCTTGGTGGTGAAGGACCGCGTCACCGGCCACAACCCCGCTGCCGTACTTTACGGCCAGAACTTCTACTATAAGCGTCTCCAAAAGGGGCCCATGCATATTGAGTAG
- a CDS encoding tyrosine-type recombinase/integrase: MPKINLTLREIRQIIPPASGRADYFDNELRGFLLRVSADFLDKAGTRHRGARVFYVQTDVMDPAKGKFVTRKAKVGAFGEFTPEEARGKARLLLQDLRAGKPVVPSNVPTLARMMEIHLTDKAFGPRTESAYRSDIPAKFPTWLDMPLSEIAKIPPSVMIDRFKDVENNNGPMAAKNAFGKLQAILNYAMVKFPSVVQVNPCSVIGQAGLWPETKSRNDCLRGNDFKIFSGGLGGFNAITQDAYRFCLYHGLRNREAAGLRWEFVDFGNETLTLPETKTKILHVPLSRQSLAILQRRQTENPKGNPFVFPSLYANNKSKTGHVALKADLLQFRTGLKLTVHGLRRSFITIGKKLHFHEEADRLTNHADGSVTGKHYDGREVDDLRGPLQAIANEIERLMVQGVGGKVVELATARINQQ, translated from the coding sequence ATGCCAAAGATCAACCTTACGTTGCGTGAGATACGCCAGATCATTCCGCCTGCATCGGGGAGGGCGGATTATTTCGACAACGAGCTGAGAGGTTTCTTGCTGAGGGTGTCGGCCGACTTTCTGGATAAGGCGGGGACGAGGCACAGGGGCGCCCGCGTCTTCTATGTCCAGACAGACGTAATGGACCCAGCAAAGGGCAAATTCGTTACCCGCAAGGCCAAGGTAGGGGCATTCGGAGAATTTACCCCTGAGGAGGCACGTGGGAAGGCGCGGTTGCTCCTGCAGGATCTCCGGGCAGGAAAGCCGGTTGTTCCGTCAAACGTGCCGACGCTTGCAAGGATGATGGAGATTCACCTCACCGACAAGGCATTCGGTCCGAGGACTGAAAGTGCCTACCGTTCCGACATCCCGGCCAAATTTCCAACCTGGTTGGATATGCCGTTATCCGAGATAGCGAAGATCCCTCCGAGCGTAATGATAGATCGATTCAAGGATGTAGAAAACAATAACGGTCCCATGGCTGCAAAGAATGCCTTTGGAAAGCTGCAGGCGATCTTAAATTACGCAATGGTAAAGTTCCCTTCGGTGGTACAGGTAAACCCTTGCTCGGTCATTGGCCAGGCTGGGTTGTGGCCAGAGACGAAGAGCCGGAATGATTGCCTTAGGGGGAACGACTTCAAGATTTTCTCGGGGGGGTTGGGCGGCTTCAATGCCATCACTCAAGATGCATATCGCTTTTGCCTCTATCATGGTCTACGAAACCGTGAGGCAGCCGGCCTACGATGGGAATTCGTTGACTTCGGAAATGAGACGTTGACGCTGCCAGAAACCAAAACGAAGATCCTGCATGTGCCTTTATCTAGGCAATCCCTGGCCATTCTGCAGCGGCGGCAAACAGAGAACCCCAAGGGCAACCCCTTTGTGTTCCCTTCCCTTTATGCCAATAACAAGAGTAAGACGGGGCACGTCGCTTTGAAGGCCGATCTGCTCCAGTTCAGAACAGGTCTTAAACTTACGGTACATGGGCTCCGGAGGTCTTTCATCACGATTGGTAAAAAGCTACACTTTCATGAGGAGGCCGACCGGCTGACAAATCATGCTGATGGTTCTGTTACGGGCAAGCACTACGACGGCCGTGAGGTTGACGACCTTCGCGGGCCCCTCCAGGCTATTGCTAACGAGATTGAGCGGCTTATGGTGCAGGGTGTCGGTGGTAAGGTGGTGGAACTGGCAACCGCAAGAATCAATCAACAGTAG
- a CDS encoding helix-turn-helix domain-containing protein, which translates to MGKGRGGGKTPTRVVELLKQAVEGSSQVAVANATGLTRLTVQRYLKGIGEPSQETLGKLASYFKVSVGELRGEAYAFNVEKAEPYVNDIFETVKDLVESNGPDRRLLKILDCTKQLFAIIADADREYLVELNTNKEFIEKMSPLFDQLKDKDPTVD; encoded by the coding sequence ATGGGGAAAGGGAGAGGCGGAGGTAAAACACCCACCAGGGTGGTCGAACTACTGAAACAAGCTGTTGAGGGGTCAAGTCAAGTTGCTGTGGCCAACGCTACTGGCTTAACCCGCTTGACGGTCCAGCGTTATCTAAAAGGTATAGGCGAACCATCACAAGAAACATTGGGGAAACTCGCCAGTTATTTTAAAGTCTCGGTGGGCGAGCTCAGGGGAGAAGCCTACGCTTTTAATGTTGAGAAAGCCGAACCTTATGTAAACGATATTTTTGAAACCGTAAAGGACCTGGTTGAATCGAACGGCCCCGATAGAAGGTTATTAAAAATTCTGGACTGCACAAAACAATTATTCGCAATCATTGCTGACGCGGACCGTGAGTATCTGGTGGAATTGAACACAAACAAAGAGTTCATAGAAAAAATGTCTCCTCTTTTTGACCAGTTGAAGGATAAAGATCCTACTGTTGATTGA
- a CDS encoding helix-turn-helix transcriptional regulator, protein MRLLKEREVAEQIGMSVHWLRRKRITGGGIPFLKLGEGKSAVRYEEEAVEAFKRSRVRTSTSQA, encoded by the coding sequence ATGAGGCTCCTTAAAGAACGAGAGGTCGCCGAACAAATCGGCATGTCGGTCCACTGGCTCCGCCGCAAGAGAATTACCGGCGGGGGCATTCCTTTCTTAAAACTTGGCGAAGGGAAAAGTGCCGTGCGGTATGAAGAGGAGGCAGTCGAGGCATTCAAGCGAAGCCGGGTCAGGACGTCGACCAGCCAAGCGTAA
- a CDS encoding AAA family ATPase, with protein sequence MTSTADLERDLLTALLAEGTAYANTAGLTPADFWEDDHGELFKILGQIPAAPGAVPPALIGANIPNKGKRHRLTALVAELYQGDVAAVLVSQIAQAVKSEARNREIAAAAQILAKSPGNEAAKATLAALLETGSASRPTRALFLSASEFLQEEAHIAYLIAGLIERDTTGQLFGPSGGGKTFVALHQALAVATGGNVHGHRAERGLVLYLAGEGHGGLRRRVKAYQKHHGIEPHCLGLFHVSRQTISFDGSGLPAAKAEAKALADAFGTPVALIVVDTLARHLDGDENSTSDMNRFVAAVDDLRSAFPGAVALIVHHSGHGEETKKRARGSSALKAAMDFEICCDRGLLTFTKMKDSEAPEPIPFKLRPVQIGASQDGTPLASCVVEFGERSERDKVASFTTMERIAAKALVVASKRTRTDHNGKAAALVSDWRDDFYALRRTDDPEAKTNTLKNAFLRAETGLIEKKSIAADGHLRILTASLPSYVTTSSQSVTYDVEEKASHRHTPL encoded by the coding sequence ATGACCTCCACCGCAGACCTCGAGCGGGATCTGCTAACGGCCTTGCTGGCTGAGGGCACCGCCTACGCTAACACCGCAGGCCTTACGCCTGCTGACTTCTGGGAAGATGATCACGGTGAGTTGTTCAAGATCTTGGGCCAGATCCCCGCTGCGCCCGGTGCAGTTCCCCCTGCTTTGATCGGGGCTAACATTCCCAACAAAGGAAAACGGCACCGACTCACGGCCTTGGTAGCAGAGCTTTACCAGGGCGACGTCGCCGCCGTCCTTGTTTCCCAGATAGCCCAAGCCGTGAAATCTGAGGCTCGCAACCGAGAGATAGCGGCAGCGGCCCAGATCTTAGCAAAATCCCCGGGCAACGAGGCGGCCAAGGCGACATTGGCCGCTCTGCTCGAAACGGGATCCGCGTCGCGACCCACAAGGGCGTTGTTTCTTTCTGCCAGTGAATTCCTCCAAGAAGAAGCACATATCGCATACCTCATAGCGGGTTTGATCGAGCGGGACACAACCGGGCAGCTCTTCGGCCCGAGTGGGGGTGGTAAGACTTTTGTTGCGCTGCACCAGGCCCTGGCTGTGGCCACCGGTGGCAACGTCCACGGCCACAGAGCGGAGCGCGGCCTGGTTCTCTACCTTGCAGGGGAAGGGCATGGAGGACTGCGCCGGCGCGTCAAGGCCTATCAAAAGCATCATGGCATTGAGCCTCACTGTCTCGGGCTGTTTCATGTCAGCCGGCAAACAATCTCTTTTGACGGTTCTGGGCTCCCCGCTGCCAAAGCAGAGGCCAAAGCCCTGGCCGACGCCTTCGGAACACCGGTTGCGCTGATCGTGGTGGATACCCTGGCGCGCCACCTGGACGGCGACGAAAACTCTACTTCTGACATGAACCGCTTTGTTGCCGCGGTCGATGATCTCCGTTCGGCCTTCCCCGGCGCTGTCGCCTTGATCGTACACCACAGCGGGCACGGAGAGGAAACCAAGAAACGGGCGCGCGGCTCGTCGGCGCTCAAAGCCGCCATGGACTTTGAAATCTGTTGTGACCGTGGTTTGCTCACCTTTACCAAGATGAAGGACAGCGAGGCGCCCGAGCCGATCCCCTTTAAGCTCCGGCCTGTGCAGATCGGGGCCAGCCAGGACGGCACGCCCCTGGCGTCTTGTGTGGTGGAATTCGGCGAGCGTTCGGAACGGGACAAGGTGGCGTCATTCACGACGATGGAGCGCATTGCCGCCAAGGCCCTTGTTGTAGCTTCGAAGCGCACCAGGACGGACCACAATGGCAAAGCCGCTGCTCTGGTGAGTGACTGGAGGGATGATTTCTACGCCTTACGCCGGACGGATGATCCGGAAGCCAAAACTAATACCCTCAAAAATGCGTTCCTCAGGGCTGAAACCGGCTTGATCGAAAAGAAGTCGATAGCAGCAGACGGACACCTCAGAATCCTGACAGCGTCCCTGCCGTCATACGTCACAACATCGTCACAAAGCGTCACATATGACGTGGAAGAGAAGGCGTCACATCGTCACACACCCTTATAA
- a CDS encoding MerR family transcriptional regulator, with amino-acid sequence MGIKRPAMNTRKTAEYLACSTSYVYRLFNDGVLDGFRLGGRKGVRIYVDSAEAFIMDHENEK; translated from the coding sequence ATGGGAATCAAACGGCCGGCAATGAACACCAGAAAGACCGCGGAATATCTCGCCTGCAGCACCTCATACGTGTACCGGCTCTTCAATGACGGGGTGCTTGACGGCTTCCGCCTGGGGGGCCGTAAGGGCGTGAGGATCTACGTCGATTCAGCCGAGGCTTTCATCATGGACCACGAAAACGAAAAATAA
- a CDS encoding phage major capsid protein, with translation MSFEALNNAFEKFIDSNDARLDRIEAGLNARMDEIEGKRNRPAAGVSNTPATADQKAHSEAFNAFARRGIDNGLLDLEIKAGMSVGSDPDGGYAVPSEIASDIEKLEKDAVTMRRIARVISIGTPNYTKLVNKGGTTSGWVGETQARPETDTPQLAALTPFWGEIYANPCATQTMLDDASFDVASMLTESISEEFTDQENTAFINGDGLLKPKGLLSFPVDAAADKTRAFGTLQFIKTGDASGFKAASATVSPADVLVDLVYSLRKPYRQGAVWLMNSNTLAVVSKWKDAVNGLPIWQRGLIEGQPSMLLGYPVEEDEAMPDIAAGAFPIAFGNFKRGFTIVDRKGIRVLRDPFTNKPNVHFYTTKRVGSFLNNSQCIKLLKISA, from the coding sequence ATGTCTTTCGAGGCACTTAACAACGCATTCGAGAAGTTTATCGACAGCAACGACGCAAGGCTCGACAGGATAGAAGCCGGGCTTAACGCAAGGATGGATGAGATCGAAGGCAAAAGGAACAGGCCGGCGGCCGGAGTTTCCAACACCCCCGCGACCGCAGACCAGAAGGCACACAGCGAGGCCTTTAATGCCTTCGCCCGCAGGGGCATCGACAACGGCCTGCTCGACCTGGAGATCAAGGCAGGGATGTCTGTTGGCTCCGACCCGGACGGCGGCTATGCTGTTCCTTCCGAGATCGCCAGCGACATCGAGAAGCTGGAAAAGGATGCCGTCACCATGCGCAGAATCGCCAGGGTGATCAGCATCGGTACGCCGAATTACACGAAGCTGGTGAACAAGGGTGGCACCACGAGCGGCTGGGTCGGCGAGACCCAGGCACGCCCGGAGACGGACACCCCGCAGCTCGCCGCCCTCACTCCGTTCTGGGGGGAGATCTACGCCAACCCCTGTGCAACACAGACCATGCTCGATGATGCCTCCTTCGACGTTGCTTCCATGCTCACCGAGTCCATCTCGGAGGAATTCACGGACCAGGAAAACACCGCCTTCATCAACGGTGACGGCCTTCTGAAACCGAAGGGCCTGCTCTCTTTCCCCGTCGACGCCGCAGCCGACAAGACCCGCGCATTCGGTACGCTGCAGTTCATCAAGACCGGCGATGCCAGCGGCTTTAAGGCGGCCTCCGCCACCGTATCCCCGGCTGATGTCCTGGTGGATCTCGTGTACTCGCTCCGCAAGCCGTACCGGCAGGGCGCCGTCTGGCTGATGAACAGCAACACCCTGGCCGTCGTGTCGAAGTGGAAAGACGCGGTAAACGGTCTGCCGATCTGGCAAAGGGGTCTGATTGAAGGGCAGCCGTCGATGCTCCTGGGCTACCCGGTGGAAGAAGACGAAGCAATGCCGGACATCGCAGCCGGTGCCTTCCCGATTGCCTTCGGCAACTTCAAACGCGGCTTCACCATCGTGGACCGCAAAGGGATCCGGGTGCTGCGGGACCCCTTTACCAACAAGCCGAATGTCCACTTCTATACCACAAAGCGCGTTGGCTCGTTCCTCAATAACTCGCAGTGTATCAAGCTGCTTAAGATCTCGGCGTAA
- a CDS encoding phage terminase small subunit P27 family: MATKTPKHLSKEAQDLWKRLLEEYGIEDSPGLLILQTGLEAFDRMREAQAVIAKEGLTVKDRFDQAKAHPLTTVERDARAAMLAALKALNLDLEPLQDRAGRPAGR, from the coding sequence ATGGCAACCAAAACACCGAAGCACCTGAGCAAGGAAGCACAAGACCTGTGGAAGCGGCTGCTCGAGGAGTACGGCATTGAGGACTCACCCGGGCTTCTGATCCTGCAGACCGGTCTCGAAGCATTCGACCGGATGCGGGAGGCGCAGGCCGTCATAGCGAAAGAAGGATTGACAGTGAAGGACCGTTTTGACCAGGCGAAGGCCCACCCCTTAACCACCGTGGAAAGAGACGCCAGAGCGGCAATGCTGGCGGCCCTCAAGGCTTTGAACTTGGATCTCGAACCGCTGCAGGATCGCGCCGGCCGCCCGGCGGGGAGGTAA
- a CDS encoding cytochrome C, with product MPQYETGPYLLKAQDQSGSCLNCHQAADTTGSGYHISTANVTPYDSTRAVEGTPGGDFAWLKKSFPLSGRNMMTTIDGDRKGHNIIASDFGYTADRTLTAAPGGTYPAANLACSSCHDPHGTYRRFADGTQARTGLPIFNSGSYTSSANPIAGVSAVGVYRILGGVGYQPKSLAGSYAFVAPAPDAVAKSSYNGVSTTVDTAAGQKDLVAYGQGMSEFCANCHTAMLENAYTSGMKGLVHPAGNSAKLTAPIAANYNAYVTSGVMTGTIGYSALAPYELGTNDYTTLKAFVASPTAATTSNNVLCLSCHRAHASGFESMTRYSLTNEFMTVADATGAALYDSSTTENKINYGLSVQQQTDAYNGRPATVFGPYARNYCNKCHAKD from the coding sequence ATGCCCCAGTACGAGACTGGCCCCTACCTGCTGAAAGCCCAGGATCAGTCCGGCTCCTGCTTGAACTGCCATCAAGCAGCCGACACCACCGGTTCCGGCTACCACATCTCCACCGCCAACGTTACCCCCTACGACAGCACCCGCGCCGTTGAAGGCACCCCGGGCGGCGACTTTGCCTGGCTGAAGAAGTCTTTTCCTCTTTCCGGAAGAAATATGATGACCACCATTGATGGCGACCGCAAGGGCCACAACATCATCGCCAGTGACTTTGGCTACACCGCTGACAGGACCCTGACCGCAGCTCCTGGTGGCACCTATCCTGCAGCGAACCTCGCATGCTCCAGCTGCCACGATCCCCACGGCACCTATCGTCGTTTTGCTGACGGCACCCAGGCCCGCACCGGCCTGCCGATCTTCAACTCCGGTTCCTACACCAGCAGCGCCAACCCGATCGCCGGCGTGTCCGCAGTTGGTGTCTACCGCATCCTAGGCGGCGTAGGCTACCAGCCCAAATCCTTGGCCGGCTCCTATGCGTTCGTTGCCCCGGCTCCTGACGCGGTTGCCAAGTCCTCTTACAACGGCGTATCCACCACCGTCGACACTGCCGCCGGCCAGAAAGACCTGGTTGCATACGGCCAGGGTATGTCCGAGTTCTGCGCCAACTGCCACACCGCCATGCTCGAAAACGCTTACACCTCCGGCATGAAAGGCCTGGTCCACCCGGCCGGTAACTCTGCCAAACTGACCGCCCCGATCGCCGCCAACTACAATGCCTATGTAACTTCCGGCGTTATGACCGGCACCATCGGCTACAGCGCCCTCGCACCGTATGAGCTGGGCACCAACGACTACACCACCCTGAAGGCATTCGTGGCCTCTCCGACCGCAGCCACCACCAGCAACAACGTACTGTGCCTCTCCTGCCACCGCGCCCACGCTTCCGGTTTCGAGAGCATGACCCGCTACAGCCTGACCAACGAGTTCATGACGGTTGCCGACGCAACCGGCGCAGCACTGTATGACTCCAGCACCACGGAAAACAAGATCAACTACGGTTTGAGCGTCCAGCAGCAGACCGACGCCTACAACGGCCGTCCTGCCACGGTGTTTGGTCCTTACGCTCGTAACTACTGCAACAAATGCCACGCTAAAGATTAA
- a CDS encoding FKBP-type peptidyl-prolyl cis-trans isomerase — MKRVISLAIAIAIAVPGVATANDTIDNAARENGAIKTASGMVYQSIKEGSGPSPKVSSIVGVDYRGTLPNGREFDSSYNSKMITKFPLSAVIPCWTEGVQMMKVGGKAKLFCPPELAYGSRGAGQAIPPNATLIFEVELLSVE; from the coding sequence ATGAAAAGAGTAATTAGTTTAGCTATTGCGATAGCTATTGCTGTTCCTGGCGTGGCTACGGCCAATGACACCATTGACAACGCAGCAAGAGAAAATGGGGCCATAAAGACAGCGTCCGGAATGGTGTATCAGTCCATCAAGGAGGGGAGCGGTCCCTCCCCTAAGGTATCGAGCATCGTAGGAGTCGACTATCGTGGCACCCTGCCTAATGGTAGGGAATTTGACAGTTCTTACAATAGTAAAATGATCACGAAATTCCCCCTCTCGGCAGTTATCCCCTGTTGGACCGAGGGCGTCCAGATGATGAAGGTCGGAGGTAAAGCCAAGCTTTTCTGTCCACCCGAGCTAGCCTACGGAAGTCGTGGTGCCGGACAGGCAATACCGCCCAATGCTACCCTCATATTTGAGGTTGAACTTCTAAGCGTAGAATAA